The Oncorhynchus nerka isolate Pitt River linkage group LG12, Oner_Uvic_2.0, whole genome shotgun sequence genome includes a region encoding these proteins:
- the rps6ka1 gene encoding ribosomal protein S6 kinase 2 alpha isoform X4 — MWRHIFRTKRGFRVPQDRSHITWVEKDFANINAKEDDIIKEINITHVVKEGSEKADARQFELLKVLGQGSFGKVFLVRKVTPPDNNELYAMKVLRKATLKVRDRVRTKMERDILADVNHPFVVKLHYAFQTEGKLYLILDFLRGGDLFTRLSKEVMFTEEDVKFYLAELALGLDHLHGLGIIYRDLKPENILLDEEGHIKLTDFGLCKEAVDHEKKAYSFCGTVEYMAPEVVNRQGHIHSADWWSFGVLMFEMLTGSLPFQGKDRKETMNLILKARLGMPQFLSSEAQSLLRALFKRNPTNRLGSGADGAEEIKRHAFFSTIDWNKLFRREIHPPFKPAVARPDDTFYFDSEFTSRTPKDSPGVPPSAGAHQLFRGFSFVAPAMLEEEGSLEPAKPAPHPVVQQLHGKNLLFSDGYVLKEDIGMGSFSVCKRCVHKATNTEYAAKVIDKTMTDPSEEIEILLRYGQHPNIITLKDVYDNGKQVYLVTELMRGGELLDRILKQKFFSEREASSVLHTITKTVEYLHAQGVVHRDLKPSNILYVDELGNPESIRICDFGFAKQLRADNGLLMTPCYTANFVAPEVLKRQGYDEGCDVWSLGVLLYTTLAGFTPFANGPEDTPDEILSRIGSGHFTLTGGNWDGVSDAAKDLVSKMLHVDPHQRLTAMQVLKHPWIVQRDKLPNSQLQHQDAKLVKGAMAATYSALKSSQPTPELKPIESSFLAQRRVKKLPSTSL; from the exons gaAGATGACATCATCAAGGAGATTAACATCACCCACGTGGTCAAGGAAGGTTCGGAGAAGGCCGACGCTCGCCAGTTTGAGCTGCTCAAAGTGCTGGGCCAGGGCTCCTTCGGCAAG GTTTTCTTGGTGCGGAAGGTAACGCCTCCTGACAACAACGAGCTGTACGCCATGAAGGTCCTGAGAAAGGCCACCctcaaag TGAGAGACCGGGTGAGGAccaagatggagagagacatcctGGCAGATGTCAACCACCCCTTTGTGGTCAAACTCCACTACG CATTTCAGACGGAGGGAAAGCTCTATctgatcctggactttctgagaGGAGGCGACCTCTTCACCAGGCTGTCGAAAGAG GTGATGTTCACAGAGGAGGATGTGAAGTTCTACCTAGCAGAGTTGGCCCTGGGCCTGGACCACCTGCATGGCCTGGGAATCATCTACAGGGACCTCAAACCTGAGAA CATTCTACTGGATGAAGAAGGCCATATCAAACTCAcag ATTTTGGCCTGTGTAAAGAGGCCGTTGACCATGAGAAGAAAGCCTACTCCTTCTGCGGTACGGTGGAGTACATGGCACCAGAGGTGGTGAACAGGCAGGGCCACATCCACAGTGCAGACTGGTGGTCGTTTGGGGTACTGATG TTTGAAATGCTGACTGGATCGCTACCGTTCCAAGGAAAGGACCGCAAAGAGACCATGAACCTGATCCTCAA GGCAAGGTTGGGAATGCCCCAGTTCCTGAGTTCAGAGGCCCAAAGTCTCCTCAGAGCTCTGTTCAAGAGGAACCCCACCAACAGACTGG GGTCGGGGGCAGACGGTGCAGAGGAGATCAAACGCCACGCTTTCTTCTCCACCATAGACTGGAAT AAACTGTTCCGGCGAGAAATCCATCCCCCGTTCAAGCCGGCGGTGGCCCGACCGGACGACACCTTCTACTTTGACTCAGAGTTCACCTCCCGCACACCCAAAG ACTCCCCAGGCGTTCCACCCAGTGCCGGAGCTCACCAGCTCTTCCGGGGCTTCAGCTTTGTCGCCCCGGCCATGTTGGAGGAGGAGGGATCATTGGAGCCTGCCAAGCCTGCACCACACCCAGTGGTTCAG CAACTCCATGGGAAGAACCTGTTGTTCAGCGATGGCTACGTGCTGAAGGAAGACATCGGCATGGGCTCCTTCTCTGTCTGCAAGCGCTGCGTCCACAAAGCCACCAACACAGAGTACGCCGCCAAG GTGATTGACAAGACCATGACAGACCCCTCCGAGGAGATCGAGATCCTGCTGCGATACGGCCAGCACCCCAACATCATCACCCTGAAGGAT GTGTATGACAATGGGAAGCAGGTGTatctggtgacagagctgatgcgAGGCGGGGAGCTGCTGGACCGGATCCTGAAACAGAAGTTCTTCTCCGAGCGTGAGGCCAGCTCCGTGCTCCACACCATCACCAAGACTGTAGAATACCTCCACGCACAGGGG gTGGTTCACAGGGACCTGAAGCCTAGTAACATCCTGTATGTAGATGAGTTGGGGAACCCAGAGTCCATCAGGATCTGTGACTTTGGTTTCGCCAAGCAGCTGAGAGCTGACAACGGCCTGCTCATGACCCCCTGCTATACTGCTAACTTCGTAGCCCCGGAG gtgttGAAGCGTCAGGGCTACGATGAGGGCTGTGATGTTTGGAGTCTGGGTGTCTTGCTGTACACCACGCTGGCTgg cTTCACTCCGTTTGCCAATGGGCCCGAGGACACTCCAGATGAGATCCTGAGCAGGATAGGAAGCGGTCACTTCACCCTGACCGGAGGCAACTGGGACGGCGTGTCGGACGCAGCCAAG GACCTGGTGTCTAAGATGCTCCACGTGGACCCCCACCAGCGGCTGACGGCCATGCAGGTCCTCAAGCACCCCTGGATTGTTCAGAGGGACAAGCTGCCCAACAGCCAGCTGCAGCACCAGGACGCCAAGCTGGTCAAG GGGGCGATGGCAGCCACCTACTCTGCCTTGAAGAGCTCCCAGCCCACGCCGGAGCTGAAGCCCATCGAGTCTTCGTTCCTGGCCCAGCGACGTGTCAAGAagctcccctccacctctctgtag
- the rps6ka1 gene encoding ribosomal protein S6 kinase 2 alpha isoform X3 — protein MPLAHLAEPWPQMELVTLDSENGQSVTEDGVTPAGHKEDDIIKEINITHVVKEGSEKADARQFELLKVLGQGSFGKVFLVRKVTPPDNNELYAMKVLRKATLKVRDRVRTKMERDILADVNHPFVVKLHYAFQTEGKLYLILDFLRGGDLFTRLSKEVMFTEEDVKFYLAELALGLDHLHGLGIIYRDLKPENILLDEEGHIKLTDFGLCKEAVDHEKKAYSFCGTVEYMAPEVVNRQGHIHSADWWSFGVLMFEMLTGSLPFQGKDRKETMNLILKARLGMPQFLSSEAQSLLRALFKRNPTNRLGSGADGAEEIKRHAFFSTIDWNKLFRREIHPPFKPAVARPDDTFYFDSEFTSRTPKDSPGVPPSAGAHQLFRGFSFVAPAMLEEEGSLEPAKPAPHPVVQQLHGKNLLFSDGYVLKEDIGMGSFSVCKRCVHKATNTEYAAKVIDKTMTDPSEEIEILLRYGQHPNIITLKDVYDNGKQVYLVTELMRGGELLDRILKQKFFSEREASSVLHTITKTVEYLHAQGVVHRDLKPSNILYVDELGNPESIRICDFGFAKQLRADNGLLMTPCYTANFVAPEVLKRQGYDEGCDVWSLGVLLYTTLAGFTPFANGPEDTPDEILSRIGSGHFTLTGGNWDGVSDAAKDLVSKMLHVDPHQRLTAMQVLKHPWIVQRDKLPNSQLQHQDAKLVKGAMAATYSALKSSQPTPELKPIESSFLAQRRVKKLPSTSL, from the exons gaAGATGACATCATCAAGGAGATTAACATCACCCACGTGGTCAAGGAAGGTTCGGAGAAGGCCGACGCTCGCCAGTTTGAGCTGCTCAAAGTGCTGGGCCAGGGCTCCTTCGGCAAG GTTTTCTTGGTGCGGAAGGTAACGCCTCCTGACAACAACGAGCTGTACGCCATGAAGGTCCTGAGAAAGGCCACCctcaaag TGAGAGACCGGGTGAGGAccaagatggagagagacatcctGGCAGATGTCAACCACCCCTTTGTGGTCAAACTCCACTACG CATTTCAGACGGAGGGAAAGCTCTATctgatcctggactttctgagaGGAGGCGACCTCTTCACCAGGCTGTCGAAAGAG GTGATGTTCACAGAGGAGGATGTGAAGTTCTACCTAGCAGAGTTGGCCCTGGGCCTGGACCACCTGCATGGCCTGGGAATCATCTACAGGGACCTCAAACCTGAGAA CATTCTACTGGATGAAGAAGGCCATATCAAACTCAcag ATTTTGGCCTGTGTAAAGAGGCCGTTGACCATGAGAAGAAAGCCTACTCCTTCTGCGGTACGGTGGAGTACATGGCACCAGAGGTGGTGAACAGGCAGGGCCACATCCACAGTGCAGACTGGTGGTCGTTTGGGGTACTGATG TTTGAAATGCTGACTGGATCGCTACCGTTCCAAGGAAAGGACCGCAAAGAGACCATGAACCTGATCCTCAA GGCAAGGTTGGGAATGCCCCAGTTCCTGAGTTCAGAGGCCCAAAGTCTCCTCAGAGCTCTGTTCAAGAGGAACCCCACCAACAGACTGG GGTCGGGGGCAGACGGTGCAGAGGAGATCAAACGCCACGCTTTCTTCTCCACCATAGACTGGAAT AAACTGTTCCGGCGAGAAATCCATCCCCCGTTCAAGCCGGCGGTGGCCCGACCGGACGACACCTTCTACTTTGACTCAGAGTTCACCTCCCGCACACCCAAAG ACTCCCCAGGCGTTCCACCCAGTGCCGGAGCTCACCAGCTCTTCCGGGGCTTCAGCTTTGTCGCCCCGGCCATGTTGGAGGAGGAGGGATCATTGGAGCCTGCCAAGCCTGCACCACACCCAGTGGTTCAG CAACTCCATGGGAAGAACCTGTTGTTCAGCGATGGCTACGTGCTGAAGGAAGACATCGGCATGGGCTCCTTCTCTGTCTGCAAGCGCTGCGTCCACAAAGCCACCAACACAGAGTACGCCGCCAAG GTGATTGACAAGACCATGACAGACCCCTCCGAGGAGATCGAGATCCTGCTGCGATACGGCCAGCACCCCAACATCATCACCCTGAAGGAT GTGTATGACAATGGGAAGCAGGTGTatctggtgacagagctgatgcgAGGCGGGGAGCTGCTGGACCGGATCCTGAAACAGAAGTTCTTCTCCGAGCGTGAGGCCAGCTCCGTGCTCCACACCATCACCAAGACTGTAGAATACCTCCACGCACAGGGG gTGGTTCACAGGGACCTGAAGCCTAGTAACATCCTGTATGTAGATGAGTTGGGGAACCCAGAGTCCATCAGGATCTGTGACTTTGGTTTCGCCAAGCAGCTGAGAGCTGACAACGGCCTGCTCATGACCCCCTGCTATACTGCTAACTTCGTAGCCCCGGAG gtgttGAAGCGTCAGGGCTACGATGAGGGCTGTGATGTTTGGAGTCTGGGTGTCTTGCTGTACACCACGCTGGCTgg cTTCACTCCGTTTGCCAATGGGCCCGAGGACACTCCAGATGAGATCCTGAGCAGGATAGGAAGCGGTCACTTCACCCTGACCGGAGGCAACTGGGACGGCGTGTCGGACGCAGCCAAG GACCTGGTGTCTAAGATGCTCCACGTGGACCCCCACCAGCGGCTGACGGCCATGCAGGTCCTCAAGCACCCCTGGATTGTTCAGAGGGACAAGCTGCCCAACAGCCAGCTGCAGCACCAGGACGCCAAGCTGGTCAAG GGGGCGATGGCAGCCACCTACTCTGCCTTGAAGAGCTCCCAGCCCACGCCGGAGCTGAAGCCCATCGAGTCTTCGTTCCTGGCCCAGCGACGTGTCAAGAagctcccctccacctctctgtag
- the rps6ka1 gene encoding ribosomal protein S6 kinase 2 alpha isoform X2, with the protein MQHSVTYKPEILFPVTPSNQDRSHITWVEKDFANINAKEDDIIKEINITHVVKEGSEKADARQFELLKVLGQGSFGKVFLVRKVTPPDNNELYAMKVLRKATLKVRDRVRTKMERDILADVNHPFVVKLHYAFQTEGKLYLILDFLRGGDLFTRLSKEVMFTEEDVKFYLAELALGLDHLHGLGIIYRDLKPENILLDEEGHIKLTDFGLCKEAVDHEKKAYSFCGTVEYMAPEVVNRQGHIHSADWWSFGVLMFEMLTGSLPFQGKDRKETMNLILKARLGMPQFLSSEAQSLLRALFKRNPTNRLGSGADGAEEIKRHAFFSTIDWNKLFRREIHPPFKPAVARPDDTFYFDSEFTSRTPKDSPGVPPSAGAHQLFRGFSFVAPAMLEEEGSLEPAKPAPHPVVQQLHGKNLLFSDGYVLKEDIGMGSFSVCKRCVHKATNTEYAAKVIDKTMTDPSEEIEILLRYGQHPNIITLKDVYDNGKQVYLVTELMRGGELLDRILKQKFFSEREASSVLHTITKTVEYLHAQGVVHRDLKPSNILYVDELGNPESIRICDFGFAKQLRADNGLLMTPCYTANFVAPEVLKRQGYDEGCDVWSLGVLLYTTLAGFTPFANGPEDTPDEILSRIGSGHFTLTGGNWDGVSDAAKDLVSKMLHVDPHQRLTAMQVLKHPWIVQRDKLPNSQLQHQDAKLVKGAMAATYSALKSSQPTPELKPIESSFLAQRRVKKLPSTSL; encoded by the exons gaAGATGACATCATCAAGGAGATTAACATCACCCACGTGGTCAAGGAAGGTTCGGAGAAGGCCGACGCTCGCCAGTTTGAGCTGCTCAAAGTGCTGGGCCAGGGCTCCTTCGGCAAG GTTTTCTTGGTGCGGAAGGTAACGCCTCCTGACAACAACGAGCTGTACGCCATGAAGGTCCTGAGAAAGGCCACCctcaaag TGAGAGACCGGGTGAGGAccaagatggagagagacatcctGGCAGATGTCAACCACCCCTTTGTGGTCAAACTCCACTACG CATTTCAGACGGAGGGAAAGCTCTATctgatcctggactttctgagaGGAGGCGACCTCTTCACCAGGCTGTCGAAAGAG GTGATGTTCACAGAGGAGGATGTGAAGTTCTACCTAGCAGAGTTGGCCCTGGGCCTGGACCACCTGCATGGCCTGGGAATCATCTACAGGGACCTCAAACCTGAGAA CATTCTACTGGATGAAGAAGGCCATATCAAACTCAcag ATTTTGGCCTGTGTAAAGAGGCCGTTGACCATGAGAAGAAAGCCTACTCCTTCTGCGGTACGGTGGAGTACATGGCACCAGAGGTGGTGAACAGGCAGGGCCACATCCACAGTGCAGACTGGTGGTCGTTTGGGGTACTGATG TTTGAAATGCTGACTGGATCGCTACCGTTCCAAGGAAAGGACCGCAAAGAGACCATGAACCTGATCCTCAA GGCAAGGTTGGGAATGCCCCAGTTCCTGAGTTCAGAGGCCCAAAGTCTCCTCAGAGCTCTGTTCAAGAGGAACCCCACCAACAGACTGG GGTCGGGGGCAGACGGTGCAGAGGAGATCAAACGCCACGCTTTCTTCTCCACCATAGACTGGAAT AAACTGTTCCGGCGAGAAATCCATCCCCCGTTCAAGCCGGCGGTGGCCCGACCGGACGACACCTTCTACTTTGACTCAGAGTTCACCTCCCGCACACCCAAAG ACTCCCCAGGCGTTCCACCCAGTGCCGGAGCTCACCAGCTCTTCCGGGGCTTCAGCTTTGTCGCCCCGGCCATGTTGGAGGAGGAGGGATCATTGGAGCCTGCCAAGCCTGCACCACACCCAGTGGTTCAG CAACTCCATGGGAAGAACCTGTTGTTCAGCGATGGCTACGTGCTGAAGGAAGACATCGGCATGGGCTCCTTCTCTGTCTGCAAGCGCTGCGTCCACAAAGCCACCAACACAGAGTACGCCGCCAAG GTGATTGACAAGACCATGACAGACCCCTCCGAGGAGATCGAGATCCTGCTGCGATACGGCCAGCACCCCAACATCATCACCCTGAAGGAT GTGTATGACAATGGGAAGCAGGTGTatctggtgacagagctgatgcgAGGCGGGGAGCTGCTGGACCGGATCCTGAAACAGAAGTTCTTCTCCGAGCGTGAGGCCAGCTCCGTGCTCCACACCATCACCAAGACTGTAGAATACCTCCACGCACAGGGG gTGGTTCACAGGGACCTGAAGCCTAGTAACATCCTGTATGTAGATGAGTTGGGGAACCCAGAGTCCATCAGGATCTGTGACTTTGGTTTCGCCAAGCAGCTGAGAGCTGACAACGGCCTGCTCATGACCCCCTGCTATACTGCTAACTTCGTAGCCCCGGAG gtgttGAAGCGTCAGGGCTACGATGAGGGCTGTGATGTTTGGAGTCTGGGTGTCTTGCTGTACACCACGCTGGCTgg cTTCACTCCGTTTGCCAATGGGCCCGAGGACACTCCAGATGAGATCCTGAGCAGGATAGGAAGCGGTCACTTCACCCTGACCGGAGGCAACTGGGACGGCGTGTCGGACGCAGCCAAG GACCTGGTGTCTAAGATGCTCCACGTGGACCCCCACCAGCGGCTGACGGCCATGCAGGTCCTCAAGCACCCCTGGATTGTTCAGAGGGACAAGCTGCCCAACAGCCAGCTGCAGCACCAGGACGCCAAGCTGGTCAAG GGGGCGATGGCAGCCACCTACTCTGCCTTGAAGAGCTCCCAGCCCACGCCGGAGCTGAAGCCCATCGAGTCTTCGTTCCTGGCCCAGCGACGTGTCAAGAagctcccctccacctctctgtag
- the rps6ka1 gene encoding ribosomal protein S6 kinase alpha-1 isoform X1: MEKDRRKFKVSRLLTLYLFKKHHNKALASISEPQTQIGHGTSTEKKTGNETDASHADSLNRTQWKEDDIIKEINITHVVKEGSEKADARQFELLKVLGQGSFGKVFLVRKVTPPDNNELYAMKVLRKATLKVRDRVRTKMERDILADVNHPFVVKLHYAFQTEGKLYLILDFLRGGDLFTRLSKEVMFTEEDVKFYLAELALGLDHLHGLGIIYRDLKPENILLDEEGHIKLTDFGLCKEAVDHEKKAYSFCGTVEYMAPEVVNRQGHIHSADWWSFGVLMFEMLTGSLPFQGKDRKETMNLILKARLGMPQFLSSEAQSLLRALFKRNPTNRLGSGADGAEEIKRHAFFSTIDWNKLFRREIHPPFKPAVARPDDTFYFDSEFTSRTPKDSPGVPPSAGAHQLFRGFSFVAPAMLEEEGSLEPAKPAPHPVVQQLHGKNLLFSDGYVLKEDIGMGSFSVCKRCVHKATNTEYAAKVIDKTMTDPSEEIEILLRYGQHPNIITLKDVYDNGKQVYLVTELMRGGELLDRILKQKFFSEREASSVLHTITKTVEYLHAQGVVHRDLKPSNILYVDELGNPESIRICDFGFAKQLRADNGLLMTPCYTANFVAPEVLKRQGYDEGCDVWSLGVLLYTTLAGFTPFANGPEDTPDEILSRIGSGHFTLTGGNWDGVSDAAKDLVSKMLHVDPHQRLTAMQVLKHPWIVQRDKLPNSQLQHQDAKLVKGAMAATYSALKSSQPTPELKPIESSFLAQRRVKKLPSTSL; this comes from the exons gaAGATGACATCATCAAGGAGATTAACATCACCCACGTGGTCAAGGAAGGTTCGGAGAAGGCCGACGCTCGCCAGTTTGAGCTGCTCAAAGTGCTGGGCCAGGGCTCCTTCGGCAAG GTTTTCTTGGTGCGGAAGGTAACGCCTCCTGACAACAACGAGCTGTACGCCATGAAGGTCCTGAGAAAGGCCACCctcaaag TGAGAGACCGGGTGAGGAccaagatggagagagacatcctGGCAGATGTCAACCACCCCTTTGTGGTCAAACTCCACTACG CATTTCAGACGGAGGGAAAGCTCTATctgatcctggactttctgagaGGAGGCGACCTCTTCACCAGGCTGTCGAAAGAG GTGATGTTCACAGAGGAGGATGTGAAGTTCTACCTAGCAGAGTTGGCCCTGGGCCTGGACCACCTGCATGGCCTGGGAATCATCTACAGGGACCTCAAACCTGAGAA CATTCTACTGGATGAAGAAGGCCATATCAAACTCAcag ATTTTGGCCTGTGTAAAGAGGCCGTTGACCATGAGAAGAAAGCCTACTCCTTCTGCGGTACGGTGGAGTACATGGCACCAGAGGTGGTGAACAGGCAGGGCCACATCCACAGTGCAGACTGGTGGTCGTTTGGGGTACTGATG TTTGAAATGCTGACTGGATCGCTACCGTTCCAAGGAAAGGACCGCAAAGAGACCATGAACCTGATCCTCAA GGCAAGGTTGGGAATGCCCCAGTTCCTGAGTTCAGAGGCCCAAAGTCTCCTCAGAGCTCTGTTCAAGAGGAACCCCACCAACAGACTGG GGTCGGGGGCAGACGGTGCAGAGGAGATCAAACGCCACGCTTTCTTCTCCACCATAGACTGGAAT AAACTGTTCCGGCGAGAAATCCATCCCCCGTTCAAGCCGGCGGTGGCCCGACCGGACGACACCTTCTACTTTGACTCAGAGTTCACCTCCCGCACACCCAAAG ACTCCCCAGGCGTTCCACCCAGTGCCGGAGCTCACCAGCTCTTCCGGGGCTTCAGCTTTGTCGCCCCGGCCATGTTGGAGGAGGAGGGATCATTGGAGCCTGCCAAGCCTGCACCACACCCAGTGGTTCAG CAACTCCATGGGAAGAACCTGTTGTTCAGCGATGGCTACGTGCTGAAGGAAGACATCGGCATGGGCTCCTTCTCTGTCTGCAAGCGCTGCGTCCACAAAGCCACCAACACAGAGTACGCCGCCAAG GTGATTGACAAGACCATGACAGACCCCTCCGAGGAGATCGAGATCCTGCTGCGATACGGCCAGCACCCCAACATCATCACCCTGAAGGAT GTGTATGACAATGGGAAGCAGGTGTatctggtgacagagctgatgcgAGGCGGGGAGCTGCTGGACCGGATCCTGAAACAGAAGTTCTTCTCCGAGCGTGAGGCCAGCTCCGTGCTCCACACCATCACCAAGACTGTAGAATACCTCCACGCACAGGGG gTGGTTCACAGGGACCTGAAGCCTAGTAACATCCTGTATGTAGATGAGTTGGGGAACCCAGAGTCCATCAGGATCTGTGACTTTGGTTTCGCCAAGCAGCTGAGAGCTGACAACGGCCTGCTCATGACCCCCTGCTATACTGCTAACTTCGTAGCCCCGGAG gtgttGAAGCGTCAGGGCTACGATGAGGGCTGTGATGTTTGGAGTCTGGGTGTCTTGCTGTACACCACGCTGGCTgg cTTCACTCCGTTTGCCAATGGGCCCGAGGACACTCCAGATGAGATCCTGAGCAGGATAGGAAGCGGTCACTTCACCCTGACCGGAGGCAACTGGGACGGCGTGTCGGACGCAGCCAAG GACCTGGTGTCTAAGATGCTCCACGTGGACCCCCACCAGCGGCTGACGGCCATGCAGGTCCTCAAGCACCCCTGGATTGTTCAGAGGGACAAGCTGCCCAACAGCCAGCTGCAGCACCAGGACGCCAAGCTGGTCAAG GGGGCGATGGCAGCCACCTACTCTGCCTTGAAGAGCTCCCAGCCCACGCCGGAGCTGAAGCCCATCGAGTCTTCGTTCCTGGCCCAGCGACGTGTCAAGAagctcccctccacctctctgtag